One segment of Clostridium botulinum DNA contains the following:
- the pknB gene encoding Stk1 family PASTA domain-containing Ser/Thr kinase produces the protein MNGVILGNRYELLQKIGEGGMSQVFKARCNKLNRFVAVKILKKEFCDNEEIVEKFKGEATAIAKLNDSNIVNILDVGTQDDINYIVMELVDGKTLKEIIQKTGKMNYESAIVAAIQVAKALDCAHRNKIIHRDVKPQNILVADNGVIKVTDFGIAKSTTSSTITNTSTIMGSAHYLSPEQAKGGFIDYRTDLYSLGVVLYEMVTGTLPFEADTAVTIALKHLQEQVVPPKNINTKIPDSLNKLILKCMEKEPNKRYQTAQEVIKDLEKIKDNPNAVIDKVCDDQHTIIMSAVTEEIAKQSAIKSVSANDNNYDDYDDDYDDYDDDEFKEKKFDGKKTKKILLGVGVGIFLILLCVGIFTLFSSGAGKEVELPNIIGMTLDEAKSKLEGMELTLVDAGSEKSDEPEGTIIKSDPKAGSSVKAKSKIRVIVSSGQTKVKMPDLREEDTDTANKILQSLNLKIDNVTEEYSDDVPKGQIISQNPSKNTEIDTTTKISVVVSKGAQVRLSTVPNVIGLSLDDAKSRLDNAKLKISIVEKETNDESKNGIVLSQSIEGSKVQQWTTVTITIGKYVAPVTPTPNPGDNNGNNNNNGNNNNNGNNNNNNGNNNNNEGPTNPGDTGGPTKPPVDGDGGDTDVSAQHPSATVPKVE, from the coding sequence ATGAATGGTGTGATACTAGGGAATAGATATGAATTGCTTCAAAAAATAGGCGAAGGTGGCATGTCTCAAGTTTTTAAAGCAAGATGTAATAAATTAAATAGATTTGTAGCAGTTAAAATTCTTAAAAAAGAATTTTGTGATAATGAAGAGATAGTTGAAAAATTTAAGGGGGAAGCCACAGCTATTGCTAAATTAAATGATAGCAATATAGTAAATATATTAGACGTGGGTACACAAGATGATATAAATTATATTGTTATGGAATTGGTTGATGGAAAGACCTTAAAAGAAATTATTCAAAAGACTGGTAAAATGAATTATGAATCAGCAATAGTTGCAGCAATTCAAGTAGCGAAAGCTTTAGATTGTGCTCATAGAAATAAAATAATTCATAGAGATGTAAAGCCACAAAATATTTTAGTAGCAGACAATGGAGTAATTAAGGTTACTGATTTTGGAATTGCTAAATCTACAACCTCTTCAACTATTACAAACACTAGCACTATAATGGGATCGGCTCACTATCTTTCTCCAGAACAAGCAAAGGGAGGCTTCATTGACTATAGAACAGATTTGTATTCACTAGGAGTAGTGTTATACGAAATGGTTACAGGAACATTACCTTTTGAAGCAGATACAGCAGTAACTATTGCATTAAAGCATTTACAGGAACAAGTTGTACCACCTAAAAACATAAATACTAAAATTCCTGATAGTTTAAATAAGCTTATCTTAAAATGTATGGAAAAAGAACCTAACAAAAGATATCAAACTGCACAAGAAGTAATAAAAGATCTTGAGAAGATAAAAGATAATCCTAATGCTGTCATAGATAAAGTTTGTGATGATCAACATACTATAATAATGTCCGCTGTTACAGAAGAAATAGCAAAACAATCAGCAATTAAATCTGTATCAGCAAATGACAATAATTATGACGATTATGATGACGATTATGATGATTATGATGATGATGAGTTTAAAGAAAAGAAATTTGATGGTAAAAAAACTAAAAAGATTTTATTGGGCGTTGGAGTAGGTATATTTCTAATATTATTATGTGTAGGAATATTTACATTATTCTCTTCAGGAGCAGGTAAAGAGGTAGAATTACCAAATATAATTGGAATGACTTTAGATGAAGCTAAATCTAAGCTTGAAGGAATGGAATTAACTTTAGTTGATGCTGGTTCAGAAAAAAGTGATGAACCGGAAGGAACTATCATAAAAAGTGATCCTAAGGCTGGAAGTTCTGTAAAGGCAAAAAGTAAAATTAGAGTAATTGTAAGTTCAGGGCAAACAAAAGTAAAAATGCCAGATTTACGTGAAGAAGATACTGATACTGCAAATAAAATATTACAATCACTTAACTTAAAAATAGATAATGTTACTGAGGAGTATAGTGATGATGTACCGAAGGGACAAATAATAAGTCAAAACCCTTCAAAAAATACAGAAATAGATACTACAACAAAAATAAGTGTGGTAGTAAGTAAGGGTGCACAAGTTAGACTTTCAACTGTACCTAATGTTATTGGATTAAGTTTAGATGATGCAAAGAGTAGATTGGATAATGCAAAATTAAAGATTTCTATTGTAGAAAAAGAAACAAATGATGAATCTAAAAATGGAATAGTATTATCACAATCAATAGAAGGAAGTAAAGTACAACAATGGACTACAGTTACTATAACTATAGGAAAATATGTAGCACCTGTAACGCCTACTCCAAATCCGGGAGATAATAACGGAAATAATAATAACAACGGAAACAATAATAATAACGGAAATAACAATAATAATAACGGAAATAACAATAACAATGAAGGACCTACAAATCCTGGAGATACAGGAGGTCCTACAAAACCA